One segment of Candidatus Melainabacteria bacterium DNA contains the following:
- a CDS encoding DUF47 family protein, which produces MSPSVDKSSWFARVFEPKTDFFALLNIQSATTLDGIIALEQWINEGTFDRCQKVRDLENDADEHKLELERKLVESFVTPFDREDIHDLSVKLDEVINGAKATVREMEALDFKSSDPFLKEMAATLVEGTRCLNQAFNHLQNNSTEASNQASLARKSEKRFAKIYRQAMKNLFTLDDFKTLLKTREVYICMVSCATKIDIVGEKLLHVIVKTS; this is translated from the coding sequence ATGTCACCGTCTGTCGATAAATCAAGTTGGTTTGCCAGAGTATTTGAACCGAAGACCGACTTCTTCGCCCTGCTGAACATACAGTCAGCCACCACCCTTGACGGCATTATCGCGCTGGAACAGTGGATCAATGAAGGAACATTCGATCGCTGCCAGAAAGTGCGCGATCTGGAAAACGATGCAGACGAGCACAAACTCGAGCTCGAGCGCAAATTAGTTGAATCCTTTGTCACGCCTTTCGATAGAGAAGACATCCACGATCTCTCAGTCAAACTCGACGAAGTGATTAACGGAGCAAAAGCAACAGTTCGCGAAATGGAAGCCCTCGATTTCAAAAGCTCCGATCCATTTCTCAAGGAGATGGCAGCCACTCTCGTTGAAGGAACTCGCTGCTTGAATCAGGCTTTCAACCACCTGCAAAATAATTCGACGGAAGCCTCCAATCAAGCCAGCCTGGCAAGGAAATCGGAAAAGCGGTTCGCCAAAATCTACAGGCAAGCGATGAAAAATCTATTTACTCTCGATGACTTCAAAACACTTTTGAAGACACGCGAAGTCTATATCTGTATGGTGTCATGTGCCACAAAAATCGATATCGTTGGCGAGAAGTTATTACACGTCATCGTCAAGACGAGCTAG